In a genomic window of Drosophila takahashii strain IR98-3 E-12201 chromosome 3L, DtakHiC1v2, whole genome shotgun sequence:
- the alpha-Spec gene encoding spectrin alpha chain isoform X2 yields MENFTPKEVKILETVEDIQERREQVLSRYNDFKIETRQKREKLEDSRRFQYFKRDADELESWIHEKLQAASEESYRDPTNLQAKIQKHQAFEAEVSAHSNAIVSLDNTGQEMINQQHFASESIQVRLDELHKLWELLLSRLAEKGLKLQQALVLVQFLRQCEEVMFWIKDKETFVTADEFGQDLEHVEVLQRKFDEFQKDMASQEYRVTEVNQLADKLVQDGHPERDTITKRKEELNEAWQRLKQLAIVRQEKLFGAHEIQRFNRDADETVAWIAEKDVVLSSDDYGRDLASVQALQRKHEGVERDLAALEDKVSTLGAEAQRLCSIHADHSDQIRDKQSEIANYWQSLTTKARERKQKLDESYYLHRFLADFRDLVSWINGMKAIISADELAKDVAGAEALLERHQEHKGEIDAREDSFKLTTESGQKLLEREHYAAAEIQEKLAALENDKSSLLSLWEDRRILYEQCMDLQLFYRDTEQADTWMAKQEAFLANEDLGDSLDSVEALIKKHEDFEKSLAAQEEKIKALDIFATKLIDGQHYAADDVAQRRQMLLARRAALQEKSSRRRQLLEDSNRYQQFERDCDETKGWISEKLKFATDDSYLDPTNLNGKMQKHQNFEHELNANKSRIEDITNVGTELIEKQHYAADQINTRMQEIVVLWETLVQASDKKGTKLNEACQQQQFNRTIEDIELWLSEIEGQLLSEDHGKDLTSVQNLQKKHALLEADVMAHQDRIESIKVAANKFIESGHFDADNIRNKEGNLSARYAALAAPMGERKQHLLDSLQVQQLFRDLEDEAAWIREKEPIAASTNRGRDLIGVQNLIKKHQAVLAEINNHEARLLNVISSGENMLKDQPFASDDIRQRLEALQDQWNTLKEKSSQRKQDLDDSLQAHQYFADANEAESWMREKEPIATGSDYGKDEDSSEALLKKHEALVSDLEAFGNTIQALQEQAKNCRQQETPVVDITGKECVVALYDYTEKSPREVSMKKGDVLTLLNSNNKDWWKVEVNDRQGFVPAAYIKKIEAGLSASQQNLVDNHSIAKRQNQINSQYDNLLALARERQNKLNETVKAYVLVREAADLAQWIRDKENHAQIADVVGEDLEEVEVLQKKFDDFNDDLKANEVRLANMNEIAVQLTSLGQTEAALKIQTQMQDLNEKWNNLQTLTAEKASQLGSAHEVQRFHRDIDETKDWIAEKANALNNDDLGKDLRSVQTLQRKHEGVERDLAALRDKIRQLDETANRLMQSHPDTAEQTYAKQKEINEMWDQIITKSTARKEKLLDSYDLQRFLSDYRDLLAWINSMMSLVTSDELANDVTGAEALIERHQAHRAEIEFTLGSSSSPRKATASTTSIASPSGDEEHRTEIDARAGTFGAFEQFGNELLQANHYASPEIKEQIEDLAKAREDLEKAWTERRLQLEQNLDLQLYMRDCELAESWMSAREAFLNADDDANAGGNVEALIKKHEDFDKAINGHEQKIAALQTVADQLIAQNHYASNLVDEKRKQVLERWRHLKDGLIEKRSRLGDEQTLQQFSRDADEIENWIAEKLQLATEESYKDPANIQSKHQKHQAFEAELAANADRIQSVLAMGGNLIDKKQCSGSEDAVQKRLTQIADQWEYLTHKTTEKSLKLKEANKQRTYIAAVKDLDFWLGEVESLLTTEDSGKDLASVQNLMKKHQLVEADIVAHEDRIKDMNNQADSLVESGQFDTAGIQEKRQSINERYERICNLAAHRQARLNEALTLHQFFRDIADEESWIKEKKLLVGSDDYGRDLTGVQNLKKKHKRLEAELGSHEPAIQAVQEAGEKLMDVSNLGVPEIEQRLKALNQAWAELKNLAATRGQKLDESLTYQQFLAQVEEEEAWITEKQQLLSVEDYGDSMAAVQGLLKKHDAFETDFTAHKDRCSLICDQGSELVEAKNHHGESIAQRCQQLKLKLDNLSALAARRKGALLDNSAYLQFMWKADVVESWIDDKENYVRSDEFGRDLSTVQTLLTKQETFDAGLNAFEQEGIHNITALKDQLINASHAQSPAILKRHGDVIARWQKLRDASDTRKQRLLAMQEQFRQIEELYLTFAKKASAFNSWFENAEEDLTDPVRCNSIEEIRALRDAHAQFQASLSSAEADFKALAALDQKIKSFNVGPNPYTWFTMEALEETWRNLQKIIEERDGELAKEAKRQEENDKLRKEFAKHANLFHQWLTETRTSMMEGSGSLEQQLEALRVKATEVRARRVDLKKIEELGALLEEHLILDNRYTEHSTVGLAQQWDQLDQLSMRMQHNLEQQIQARNHSGVSEDSLKEFSMMFKHFDKDKSGKLNHQEFKSCLRALGYDLPMVEEGQPDPEFEAILDVVDPNRDGYVSLQEYIAFMISKETENVQSYEEIENAFRAITAADRPYVTKEELYCNLTKDMADYCVQRMKPFSEPRSGQPIKDALDYIDFTRTLFQN; encoded by the exons ATGGAGAACTTCACACCCAAGGAGGTGAAGATCCTCGAGACAGTCGAGGACATCCAGGAGCGGCGTGAGCAGGTGCTCTCGCGCTACAATGACTTCAAGATCGAGACGCGCCAGAAGCGCGAGAAGCTGGAGGATTCGCGCCGCTTCCAGTACTTCAAGCGCGATGCCGACGAGCTGGAGTCGTGGATCCACGAGAAGCTGCAGGCGGCCAGCGAGGAGAGCTACCGCGATCCCACCAATCTGCAGGCCAAGATCCAGAAGCACCAGGCCTTCGAGGCGGAGGTGTCGGCGCACAGCAATGCCATCGTTTCGCTGGACAACACGGGTCAGGAGATGATCAACCAGCAGCACTTTGCCTCCGAGTCGATTCAGGTGCGTCTCGATGAACTCCACAAGCTGTGGGAGTTGCTCCTCAGCCGGCTGGCCGAGAAGGGCTTGAAGCTTCAGCAGGCTCTTGTCCTGGTGCAATTCCTTCGCCAGTGCGAGGAGGTCATGTTCTGGATCAAGGACAAGGAGACCTTCGTGACCGCCGATGAGTTTGGCCAGGACTTGGAGCACGTGGAGGTGCTGCAGCGCAAGTTCGATGAGTTCCAGAAGGACATGGCCTCGCAGGAGTATCGTGTGACCGAGGTCAACCAGTTGGCCGATAAACTAGTGCAGGATGGTCATCCAGAGAGGGATACCATCACCAAGCGCAAGGAGGAGCTGAATGAAGCTTGGCAGCGCTTGAAGCAGCTGGCCATTGTGCGGCAGGAGAAGCTCTTCGGGGCCCACGAGATCCAGCGTTTCAATCGCGATGCCGACGAGACTGTCGCCTGGATTGCCGAGAAGGATGTGGTGCTCTCATCGGATGATTATGGCCGCGATTTGGCCAGTGTTCAGGCGCTGCAGCGCAAGCACGAGGGAGTGGAGCGCGATTTGGCTGCGCTGGAGGACAAGGTATCCACTTTGGGGGCGGAGGCCCAGCGCCTTTGCTCCATTCACGCCGATCACAGCGACCAGATCCGCGACAAGCAGTCCGAGATCGCCAACTACTGGCAGAGTTTGACCACCAAGGCGCGCGAGCGCAAGCAGAAGCTGGATGAGTCCTACTACCTGCACCGTTTCCTCGCCGACTTCCGGGATCTGGTGTCCTGGATCAACGGCATGAAGGCCATCATTTCGGCCGACGAGCTGGCCAAGGATGTGGCCGGTGCGGAGGCTCTGCTGGAGCGCCACCAGGAGCACAAGGGCGAGATCGATGCGCGCGAGGATAGCTTCAAGCTGACCACCGAATCCGGGCAGAAACTCCTCGAGCGTGAGCACTATGCCGCCGCCGAGATTCAGGAGAAGCTGGCCGCTCTGGAGAACGACAAGAGCTCGCTGCTGTCGCTGTGGGAGGATCGCCGCATCCTCTACGAGCAGTGCATGGATTTGCAACTCTTCTACCGCGACACCGAGCAGGCCGACACCTGGATGGCCAAGCAGGAGGCCTTTCTGGCGAATGAGGATCTCGGGGATTCTCTGGATTCAGTGGAGGCTCTCATCAAGAAGCACGAGGACTTTGAGAAGAGTCTGGCCGCCCAGGAGGAGAAGATCAAAGCGCTGGATATCTTTGCCACCAAGCTGATTGATGGCCAGCACTATGCGGCTGATGATGTGGCTCAGCGTCGCCAGATGCTTTTGGCCAGGCGGGCTGCTCTCCAAGAGAAATCCTCGCGACGTCGCCAGCTGCTGGAGGACTCCAACCGCTATCAGCAATTCGAGCGGGACTGCGACGAAACCAAGGGCTGGATCAGCGAGAAGCTAAAGTTTGCCACGGACGACAGCTACCTGGATCCCACTAATCTCAATGGCAAGATGCAGAAGCACCAGAACTTTGAGCACGAACTCAATGCCAACAAGTCGAGGATTGAGGATATTACGAATGTGGGCACCGAGCTGATTGAGAAGCAGCACTATGCCGCCGATCAGATCAACACTCGCATGCAGGAGATCGTCGTCCTGTGGGAGACGCTCGTCCAGGCCTCGGACAAGAAGGGCACCAAGCTGAACGAGGcctgccagcagcagcaattcaACAGGACTATCGAGGACATTGAGCTCTGGCTGAGCGAGATTGAGGGTCAGCTGCTGTCCGAGGATCATGGCAAGGATCTGACCTCTGTACAGAATCTGCAGAAGAAGCACGCTCTGCTGGAGGCCGATGTGATGGCCCACCAGGATCGCATCGAAAGCATCAAGGTGGCCGCGAATAAGTTCATTGAGTCGGGTCACTTTGATGCCGACAACATTCGCAACAAGGAGGGCAATCTCTCGGCTCGCTATGCCGCCTTGGCGGCGCCCATGGGCGAGAGGAAGCAGCATCTGCTGGACTCGCTGCAGGTGCAGCAGCTCTTCCGCGACTTGGAGGATGAGGCTGCCTGGATTCGCGAGAAGGAACCCATTGCTGCTTCGACCAACCGCGGTCGCGATTTGATTGGCGTGCAGAATCTGATCAAGAAGCACCAGGCTGTCCTCGCTGAGATCAATAACCATGAGGCTAGACTGTTGAATGTCATTAGCTCAGGCGAGAACATGCTGAAGGATCAGCCCTTCGCCAGCGACGACATCCGTCAGCGTCTGGAGGCCCTGCAAGATCAGTGGAACACGCTGAAGGAGAAGTCCAGCCAGCGCAAACAGGATTTGGACGACTCGCTGCAGGCGCATCAGTACTTTGCCGATGCCAACGAGGCGGAGTCGTGGATGCGCGAAAAGGAGCCGATTGCCACGGGCAGTGATTACGGCAAGGACGAGGATTCCTCGGAGGCGCTGCTCAAGAAGCACGAGGCTCTCGTCTCGGATCTCGAGGCCTTTGGCAACACCATCCAGGCGCTGCAGGAGCAGGCCAAGAACTGCCGCCAGCAGGAGACCCCTGTGGTGGATATCACAGGCAAAGAATGCGTGGTGGCTCTCTACGATTACACCGAGAAATCCCCGCGTGAGGTGTCCATGAAGAAGGGCGATGTGTTGACTCTCCTCAACTCGAACAACAAGGACTGGTGGAAGGTGGAGGTCAACGATCGTCAGGGTTTCGTCCCAGCTGCTTATATCAAGAAGATTGAAGCCGGTTTGAGTGCCTCGCAGCAGAACCTCGTGGACAACCATTCGATTGCCAAGCGACAGAACCAAATCAACTCGCAGTACGATAATCTTTTGGCTCTCGCCCGCGAGCGTCAGAATAAGTTGAATGAGACCGTAAAGGCGTACGTCCTCGTTCGCGAGGCTGCCGATTTGGCCCAGTGGATCAGAGACAAGGAGAACCACGCCCAGATCGCCGATGTTGTGGGCGAGGATCTGGAGGAGGTAGAGGTTCTCCAAAAGAAGTTCGACGACTTCAACGACGACCTGAAAGCCAACGAAGTGCGTCTGGCCAACATGAACGAGATTGCCGTGCAGCTGACTTCACTGGGACAAACGGAGGCCGCCCTGAAGATCCAAACGCAGATGCAGGATCTCAACGAGAAGTGGAACAATCTGCAGACTCTGACCGCCGAAAAGGCCAGCCAACTGGGCTCCGCCCACGAGGTGCAGCGCTTCCATCGCGACATCGACGAGACCAAGGACTGGATTGCCGAGAAGGCCAATGCCCTGAACAACGACGACTTGGGCAAGGATCTGCGCAGTGTCCAGACTTTGCAGCGCAAGCACGAGGGAGTGGAGCGGGATTTGGCCGCTCTGCGGGACAAGATCCGCCAGCTGGACGAGACCGCCAATAGGCTGATGCAATCGCATCCCGACACCGCCGAGCAGACGTACGCCAAGCAGAAGGAGATCAACGAGATGTGGGACCAGATCATCACCAAGTCGACGGCCCGCAAGGAGAAGCTGCTCGATTCGTACGACCTGCAGCGCTTCCTCAGCGACTACCGCGATCTGCTGGCCTGGATCAACTCGATGATGAGCCTGGTCACCTCCGACGAGCTGGCCAACGATGTCACCGGAGCCGAGGCTTTGATTGAACGTCATCAG GCACATCGTGCCGAGATTGAGTTCACACTGGGCAGCAGCTCCTCGCCTCGTAAGGCCACCGCCTCGACCACCAGCATCGCATCTCCATCCGGCGACGAG GAACATCGCACGGAGATCGATGCCCGCGCCGGAACCTTCGGTGCCTTCGAGCAGTTTGGAAACGAGCTGCTGCAGGCGAATCACTACGCGTCGCCGGAGATTAAGGAGCAGATCGAGGATCTGGCCAAGGCACGCGAGGATCTGGAGAAGGCCTGGACGGAGAGGCGTCTGCAGCTGGAGCAGAACTTGGATCTGCAGCTGTACATGCGCGACTGCGAGTTGGCCGAGTCCTGGATGTCGGCCCGCGAGGCCTTCTTAAATGCGGATGACGATGCCAATGCCGGCGGCAATGTGGAGGCGCTGATCAAGAAGCACGAGGACTTCGACAAGGCCATCAATGGGCATGAGCAGAAGATTGCGGCCCTGCAGACGGTGGCCGATCAGTTGATTGCCCAGAATCACTATGCCTCCAATTTGGTCGATGAGAAGAGGAAGCAGGTGCTGGAGAGGTGGCGTCATCTTAAGGATGGCCTCATCGAGAAGCGTTCCCGCTTGGGCGACGAACAGACACTGCAGCAGTTCTCGCGCGATGCCGACGAGATCGAGAACTGGATCGCCGAGAAGCTGCAGCTGGCCACCGAGGAGAGCTACAAGGATCCGGCCAACATCCAGTCGAAGCACCAGAAGCACCAGGCCTTCGAGGCTGAGTTGGCAGCCAATGCGGATCGTATTCAGAGTGTCCTCGCCATGGGCGGCAATCTGATTGATAAGAAGCAGTGCAGCGGTTCGGAGGATGCGGTGCAGAAGCGGCTCACACAGATCGCCGATCAGTGGGAATATCTCACTCACAAGACTACTGAGAAGTCGCTGAAGCTCAAGGAGGCCAATAAGCAGCGCACCTATATCGCTGCTGTCAAGGATTTGGACTTCTGGTTGGGCGAGGTCGAGAGTCTGTTGACCACTGAGGATTCTGGTAAGGATTTGGCCTCGGTCCAAAACCTCATGAAGAAGCATCAGTTGGTCGAGGCGGATATCGTGGCGCACGAAGACCGCATCAAGGACATGAACAACCAGGCCGATTCCTTGGTGGAGAGCGGCCAGTTCGATACTGCGGGCATCCAGGAGAAGCGCCAGAGCATCAATGAGCGCTACGAGCGCATCTGCAACCTGGCTGCCCATCGCCAGGCGCGTTTGAATGAGGCCCTGACCCTGCACCAATTCTTCCGCGACATTGCCGACGAGGAGAGCTGGATCAAGGAGAAGAAGCTGCTGGTGGGCTCCGATGATTATGGTCGCGATTTGACGGGTGTCCAGAATCTGAAGAAGAAACATAAGCGTTTGGAGGCGGAGCTGGGCTCCCATGAGCCGGCCATTCAGGCTGTTCAGGAGGCTGGCGAGAAGCTGATGGATGTCTCTAATCTTGGAGTTCCCGAGATTGAGCAGCGCCTGAAGGCTCTCAATCAGGCTTGGGCTGAACTCAAGAATCTGGCTGCCACGCGTGGCCAGAAGCTGGATGAGTCGCTGACCTACCAGCAGTTCCTGGCCcaagtggaggaggaggaggcctgGATCACCGAGAAGCAGCAGTTGCTTTCGGTTGAGGACTATGGCGACTCGATGGCCGCCGTTCAGGGTCTGCTGAAGAAGCACGACGCCTTCGAGACGGACTTTACCGCCCACAAGGATCGCTGCTCCTTGATTTGCGACCAGGGCAGCGAGCTGGTGGAGGCCAAGAACCACCATGGCGAGTCCATTGCCCAGCGCTGCCAGCagctgaagctgaagctgGACAACCTTTCGGCTTTGGCCGCCCGTCGCAAGGGCGCCCTGCTGGACAACTCTGCTTACTTGCAGTTCATGTGGAAGGCCGATGTGGTGGAGAGCTGGATCGACGACAAGGAGAACTATGTGCGCTCCGATGAGTTCGGGCGGGATCTGTCCACCGTGCAGACGCTGTTGACCAAGCAGGAGACATTCGATGCAG GTCTCAATGCCTTCGAGCAGGAGGGCATCCACAACATCACCGCACTGAAGGACCAACTGATCAACGCCAGCCACGCCCAATCGCCGGCCATTCTGAAGCGCCATGGCGACGTGATTGCCAGGTGGCAGAAGCTGCGCGATGCCAGCGATACCCGCAAACAGCGACTGCTGGCCATGCAGGAGCAGTTCCGCCAGATCGAGGAACTCTACTTGACATTTGCCAAGAAAGCTTCGGCCTTCAATTCTTGGTTCGAAAATGCCGAGGAGGATCTCACAGATCCTGTTCGCTGCAATTCGATCGAAGAAATCCGCGCCCTGCGCGACGCCCATGCCCAATTCCAGGCGTCCCTCTCGTCGGCCGAAGCTGATTTCAAGGCATTGGCAGCACTCGACCAGAAGATCAAGAGCTTTAATGTTGGACCCAATCCCTACACGTGGTTCACCATGGAAGCTCTTGAGGAGACCTGGCGTAACCTGCAAAAGATCATAGAGGAACGCGATGGCGAACTTGCCAAGGAGGCCAAGCGGCAGGAGGAGAACGACAAGCTGCGCAAGGAGTTCGCCAAGCACGCCAATCTCTTCCACCAGTGGCTCACAGAGACCAG AACGTCCATGATGGAAGGCTCCGGTTCTTTGGAACAGCAACTGGAGGCGCTTCGCGTCAAGGCCACCGAGGTGCGTGCCCGTCGCGTCGATCTCAAGAAGATCGAGGAGCTGGGCGCTTTGCTGGAGGAGCATCTGATCCTGGACAATCGCTACACGGAACACTCGACAGTGGGCTTGGCCCAGCAGTGGGATCAGCTCGACCAGCTCTCCATGCGCATGCAGCACAATCTGGAGCAGCAGATCCAGGCACGCAATCACTCTGGAGTATCTGAGGATTCCCTCAAGGAGTTCTCGATGATGTTCAAGCACTTCGACAAGGACAAGAGCGGCAAGCTGAATCACCAGGAGTTCAAGTCCTGCCTGCGCGCCCTCGGCTACGACCTGCCCATGGTGGAGGAGGGCCAACCCGACCCGGAATTCGAGGCCATCCTCGATGTGGTCGATCCCAACCGCGATGGCTACGTCTCCCTGCAGGAATACATTGCGTTCATGATCTCCAAAGAGACGGAGAACGTGCAGTCCTACGAGGAGATCGAGAATGCCTTCCGCGCCATCACCGCCGCCGACCGTCCCTACGTCACCAAGGAGGAGCTCTACTGC AACCTCACCAAGGACATGGCGGACTACTGCGTGCAGCGCATGAAACCCTTCTCCGAACCGCGCTCCGGCCAGCCCATCAAGGATGCCCTGGACTACATAGACTTTACGCGAACGCTGTTCCAGAACTAA